A single genomic interval of Piliocolobus tephrosceles isolate RC106 chromosome 7, ASM277652v3, whole genome shotgun sequence harbors:
- the TRIB1 gene encoding tribbles homolog 1 has product MRVGPVRSAMSGASQPRGPALLFPAARGVPAKRLLDADDAAAVAAKCPRLSEFSSPPDYLSPPGSPCSPQPPPAAPGTGGGSGSAPGPSRIADYLLLPLAEREHVSRALCIHTGRELRCKVFPIKHYQDKIRPYIQLPSHSNITGIVEVILGETKAYVFFEKDFGDMHSYVRSRKRLREEEAARLFKQIVSAVAHCHQSAIVLGDLKLRKFVFSTEERTQLRLESLEDTHIIKGEDDALSDKHGCPAYVSPEILNTTGTYSGKAADVWSLGVMLYTLLVGRYPFHDSDPSALFSKIRRGQFCIPEHISPKARCLIRSLLRREPSERLTAPEILLHPWFESVLEPGYIDSEIGTSDQIVPEYQEDSDISSFFC; this is encoded by the exons ATGCGGGTCGGTCCCGTGCGCTCTGCCATGAGCGGCGCCTCGCAGCCCCGCGGCCCGGCCCTGCTGTTCCCAGCCGCCCGAGGCGTCCCGGCCAAACGCCTGCTGGACGCCGACGACGCGGCGGCCGTGGCGGCCAAGTGCCCGCGCCTCTCCGAGTTTTCCAGCCCCCCGGACTACCTCAGCCCCCCCGGCTCGCCCTGCAGCCCGCAGCCCCCGCCGGCCGCTCCGGGGACTGGCGGCGGCTCCGGGAGCGCGCCGGGGCCCAGCCGCATCGCAGACTACCTGCTGCTGCCCCTAGCCGAGCGCGAGCATGTGTCCCGGGCGCTGTGCATCCACACTGGCCGCGAGCTGCGCTGCAAG GTGTTTCCCATTAAACACTACCAGGACAAAATCAGGCCTTACATCCAGCTGCCATCGCACAGCAACATTACCGGCATTGTGGAGGTGATCCTTGGGGAAACCAAGGCCTACGTCTTCTTTGAGAAGGACTTTGGGGACATGCACTCCTATGTGCGAAGCCGGAAGAGGCTGCGGGAAGAGGAGGCCGCCCGGCTCTTCAAGCAGATTGTCTCTGCCGTCGCACACTGCCACCAGTCAGCCATAGTGCTGGGAGACCTGAAGCTTAGGAAGTTCGTCTTCTCCACGGAGGAGAG AACCCAGCTCAgactagaaagtctagaagacACACACATAATCAAGGGGGAAGATGATGCTTTGTCAGACAAACATGGCTGCCCAGCCTACGTGAGCCCTGAGATCCTCAACACCACCGGGACATACTCGGGAAAGGCTGCAGACGTTTGGAGCCTAGGGGTGATGCTTTACACGCTTCTGGTTGGACGATACCCCTTCCATGACTCAGACCCTAGTGCCCTTTTCTCCAAAATTCGGCGTGGACAGTTCTGCATTCCTGAACACATTTCCCCCAAAGCCAGGTGCCTCATTCGCAGCCTCTTGAGACGGGAGCCCTCCGAGAGACTCACTGCCCCCGAGATCCTGCTGCACCCCTGGTTTGAATCTGTCTTGGAACCTGGGTACATCGACTCAGAAATAGGAACTTCAGACCAGATCGTTCCAGAGTACCAGGAGGACAGTGACATTAGTTCCTTCTTCTGCTAA